Within Pseudomonas cichorii, the genomic segment ATTCAATGCAGACCGCTCGGCAACGCATGCATAAATATCCATCGGCTCTGACTCGGCGCAGGCTGTGTTGCGATTGTCTGGCTCGAACAGCGGCAGCAAGCGGCCGCTGTCGAGGTGTGGCTGGGCGATGAAGCTGGCGAGGCGGGCGATGCCGCCGCCATTCACGGCGATCTGCGCGAGCATGTCGATGTCGTCGCAGACAAAGCCGGGATTGACCTTCGCTTCGACACGTTTGCCATTGACCATGAAGTTCCAGGGCAGAAAACGCCCGTCCGTGGGATAGCGAAAGACCAGGCAGGCATGTTGTTTCAGGTCGTCGATGGATGTGGGCATGCCGGCGCGGTCGAGATAGTCGGGCGATGCGCAGAATAAGAACGGCCTTGAAGCGATGCGTCGGGCAACCAGCCCGTCGCTCAGTTGCGGTTCGATGCGGATACTGACATCGACGCCTTCCAGTCGATGATCGACGCGACGGTCAGTGCTTATCAGTTCGATATCGATACGCGGATAGGCGGCTTTGAAAGCAGGGATCAGCGGTGCCAGAACATGGCGGCCAAACGCTGCAGTCGTGGCGATACACAGCGGCCCCTGAGGTTCGGTAGCGACGGTTGCGGCATGGGAAGCCAGCTCAATGTCATGCGGGATGTGCCTGACTTTCTCGAAATAACGCATGCCGCTTTCGGTAAGCGCCATCCTGCGGGTAGTGCGCGAAAGCAGACGCACCCCCAGATGTGTCTCCAGTCTGCTGATGCTCTGGCTCACAGCGGCTGCACTCATCCCCTGGGCGCGCGCGGCTGCCGCGATGCTGCCGGTTTCTACCACGCGGATGAAGCTATTGATCAAACCCAGAATGTCCATCGGATGCTTGTCATTCCATTCGTTGGTTTTACTTGATAATGATTCAAGCATTACACCTCTACTGGCGGGTGTAGCCGCTTGTTAGCTTAGCCGCTCTTCCACCACGCAAGGTCGACGAGGGTTATCGATGACTACTGGAACCAAGCGCAATACTGCCCGATTTCGTTTCCCGAGCCGGGCGACGCCTTATGTCTTTGCTTTCTACATGGCGACCATCATGGCGTTTCTCATGTGCCTCGTGATCA encodes:
- a CDS encoding LysR family transcriptional regulator, producing MDILGLINSFIRVVETGSIAAAARAQGMSAAAVSQSISRLETHLGVRLLSRTTRRMALTESGMRYFEKVRHIPHDIELASHAATVATEPQGPLCIATTAAFGRHVLAPLIPAFKAAYPRIDIELISTDRRVDHRLEGVDVSIRIEPQLSDGLVARRIASRPFLFCASPDYLDRAGMPTSIDDLKQHACLVFRYPTDGRFLPWNFMVNGKRVEAKVNPGFVCDDIDMLAQIAVNGGGIARLASFIAQPHLDSGRLLPLFEPDNRNTACAESEPMDIYACVAERSALNAKVRAFIEFLEKALQTPPAQGLGR